A window of Daucus carota subsp. sativus chromosome 2, DH1 v3.0, whole genome shotgun sequence genomic DNA:
TGTGTGCTGTATCTTGACTTTGTATTCAGCTGATTTCACTCTCCTTTGACAAATTCAATTGTCAACCcataacaaaacaaaacactaTCCCTCTATTGTCAGTTTTTTGACCCCTCAaccatttttatttaattatacatttattttatattgacaCACCAAAAGCAAAAACACAATTTCCTCTCTCTCTTCACtgactttctctctctataaaTAATTATTGTACTCCCTCTTTACACCCCTCATATCCTCCAAAAGTCAGCGCCTTCcatttctctcttctctctcaatCTATCTCCTCTCTTCTCGCCGAGATATGGACGATGACTGGGATCTCTACGCGGTGGTCAGAAGCTGcaccgccgccgccgccgccggaAAGTCAACTCTCTCTGCAACTCCGAGTCAACCGATGTGGAATAATCCGATAACCTCCCCGCCCTTTCGGGTCCAAGAAAACGAGCATTCTGCGAGGTTTCCAGATCTACAAGAAGCCAGAAGAAGCGAGAACATAGAAGATTTGCATGAGATGTTTAAACCATTTGCTCCCAAACAAGGCTCACAAAATGAACCATTTGGCCAGAAGATGCAAACGATTAGTCCACAAAATATTCCCATCTCGCCTCTCTCTGTTCTCGGTGATTTCTTGCCACAACAGCCGCCGCAAAAGAGACAGAGAGTTGAGCCCAAAACTGCTTTTTCCATTTCTCATCTCCCTCCGACTACTTCAACTGTTACTCCAAGAAACGCTTCTCAAAATCCAAGGTCCAAAagaaggtaaaaaaaaaaatatttttgttttttttttttcatttttgtttgtttatgtattaaaaattaaatcttgGTCAGTGGCTTTTATTAAATATTGCCCAGTTTGAATCTTGACATTTgataaatttctaattttttttaatttgatttacaGAAAGAATCAAATGAAAAGGGTTTGTCATGTGCCATCTGAAGGTCTATCTTCTGACATGTGGTCTTGGAGAAAATATGGGCAAAAACCCATTAAGGGATCTCCTTACCCGAggtaattatgatttttttgaatttaattttacataattattgaGATTTCTGAGTACTTTTCTTGTTATGGAAATAGGAATGAGCTAAATTTGGGGATTTAATTATGGAATAAAATAATTGTCTGGTTTAGTGGAATATTAACTGATACGCTTTATTTTTGGTAACATTATGAATGAACTAATTATTGTATTTGTGTGTATCTACAGGGGTTATTACAGATGCAGCACTTCAAAGGGATGTTTGGCCCGAAAACAAGTGGAGCGAAACCGATCCGACCCGACTATGTTCATTGTTACCTACACTGCAGAGCACAATCACCCTGTCCCCACCCACCGGAATTCGCTCGCCGGAAGTACTCGCCAGAAGGTATCGTCCTCGGAAGGGGTTTCCGACGGCGACCCAAACAAGCCCACTTGCTCAACTCCCATTTCGCCGGCGGCGAGTCTCTCGCCGGCGCCGGAGAAGTGTGAGATCGGCGAAGAAGACGAGGAGTTGTGGGCATCAGATACCCCTCTGAGTGATGATTTCTTTATGGGTCTGGAGGATATAGAAATGCCGGCGGCCGGAGATGGGGAGATGGATCATTTTCCGATGTTTCCATGGACGGGTAACAATGCGACAACGACGGCTGCCGGAGGTGTGTGAGTCGCCGGGAAGTGACGCCAGCATGACGTAAGGAGGATGCTATTTGAAGAGTTAGTGGGCTTTTTTGGGTATGTTAGAGAGAGGGGAGGAGAGTGAAAGCAGTGGGAAAAGGAATATTCCGATAACAATGTTTGTGAATGTACATTTGTAGGGTATAAATTAAGATGCTCCATTAAAAGTGAGTCTTGTAGAAGAAAAAAGATTTTATTCCTTCGTTACCTTTTAAAGTTTTAGTTGCATTTTATACTTTTCTAATGTTAAATTTTGTCTTAAGCATAATTCTAGTACTAAG
This region includes:
- the LOC108206657 gene encoding WRKY transcription factor 22; this translates as MDDDWDLYAVVRSCTAAAAAGKSTLSATPSQPMWNNPITSPPFRVQENEHSARFPDLQEARRSENIEDLHEMFKPFAPKQGSQNEPFGQKMQTISPQNIPISPLSVLGDFLPQQPPQKRQRVEPKTAFSISHLPPTTSTVTPRNASQNPRSKRRKNQMKRVCHVPSEGLSSDMWSWRKYGQKPIKGSPYPRGYYRCSTSKGCLARKQVERNRSDPTMFIVTYTAEHNHPVPTHRNSLAGSTRQKVSSSEGVSDGDPNKPTCSTPISPAASLSPAPEKCEIGEEDEELWASDTPLSDDFFMGLEDIEMPAAGDGEMDHFPMFPWTGNNATTTAAGGV